Proteins co-encoded in one Glandiceps talaboti chromosome 22, keGlaTala1.1, whole genome shotgun sequence genomic window:
- the LOC144452108 gene encoding RWD domain-containing protein 2B-like, translated as MEDLTGNLTLQLAEVEMLQSMYDHQDTSNAQFKLNTADVIILVQDYIDGSNRITLPPFINFTLYFGKDSVNLEFELACSYPHTYPQDLPEVYLRSQLLSREKQKIVNEHLTAFLQELDRGELCMCTVIEWIQEYLRNHKDTLSYSHHGEIENGADGRDDMAMVTFTRMWIYCHHIFKDRKKEVLGWGHELCLTGFCMPGKPGIICVEGLEMNCEDYWQRLKHFKWKRLECRNRIDVVIPTTELTSQRLFHDFKMKTFDVQDVKSNTMNLAQLQQFMTQNNCGEVYPFLFDFK; from the exons ATGGAAGATTTAACAGGAAACCTTACGCTCCAACTGGCTGAGGTTGAAATGCTGCAGAGTATGTATGATCATCAAGATACATCGAATGCACAATTTAAACTCAACACAGCTGACGTGATCATCCTGGTACAAGACTACATAGACGGAAGCAACAGAATTACGTTGCCCCCCTTTATCAACTTTACGTTGTATTTTGGAAAAGACTCTGTCAACTTAGAATTTGAGCTGGCGTGTTCATATCCACATACATATCCCCAGGATTTGCCTGAAGTATACTTGAGATCTCAACTTCTAAGCAGAGAgaaacaaaaaattgtgaatGAGCACCTTACAGCTTTCCTCCAGGAACTCGATAGAGGCGAACTTTGCATGTGTACAGTTATTGAATGGATTCAGGAATATTTAAGAAATCACAAGGATACTTTGTCATATAGTCACCATggtgaaattgaaaatggcgCTGATGGGCGAGATGATATGGCCATGGTAACGTTTACTCGAATGTGGATATATTGCCATCACATATTTAAGGATAGGAAGAAAGAGGTGCTAGGATGGGGTCATGAACTTTGTCTAACTGGCTTCTGTATGCCAGGAAAACCAG GAATTATTTGTGTAGAAGGATTGGAAATGAACTGTGAAGACTACTGGCAAAgattgaaacatttcaaatggAAAAGACTGGAGTGTAGAAATCGGATAGACGTAGTGATTCCAACAACTGAGTTAACTTCACAGAGATTATTCCAcgatttcaaaatgaaaacctTTGATGTACAGGATGTGAAAAGTAATACAATGAATTTAGCCCAACTACAACAATTTATGACTCAAAATAACTGTGGTGAAGTTTACCCCtttttgtttgatttcaaaTAA